One Cucurbita pepo subsp. pepo cultivar mu-cu-16 chromosome LG11, ASM280686v2, whole genome shotgun sequence DNA window includes the following coding sequences:
- the LOC111805358 gene encoding TBC1 domain family member 5-like isoform X2, with product MEPSEIVAALSESTSATSSSCSGSLCHRNSEDKRRFGDLRGVRWRINLGVLPSSSLASIDDLRRVTADSRRRYAILRRRHLVDPHISKDGSNSPDIAMDNPLSQNPDSMWGRFFRSAELEKMVDQDLSRLYPEHGSYFQTPGCQGLLRRILLLWCLQHPQFGYRQGMHELLAPLLYVLHVDVERLSQVRKLYEDQFADKFDGLSFQDGSLKYNFDFKNRLDPTENESGVDGNVENVKTLSELDPEIQTIILLTDAYGAEGELGIVLSERFIEHDAYSMFDALMSGAHGAVAMADFFSPTPAGGSLSGLPPVIEASAALYHLLSHVDSSLHAHLVELGVEPQYFSLRWLRVLFGREFSLEDLLTIWDEIFASDNSKFDRSDEPETSSSFGFLSSSRGAFIAAIAVSMLLYLRSSLLATENATLCLQRLLNFPKNVDLKKLIEKAKSLQTLARQSNISSTPLLSGAYHHHSKSMVARGNGHSSGSVSPKTPLNHVPESYWEEKWRREQEAKQNGSRNQNVAQKKGWSEKVRSLYRTESDPSPAKLAGGKKNAKSSVRRRLLEDLSRELGAEEDIEKCGNDEVLDSKDDLSVEGEVDGQDGCEKYMENAEDKRCGSEENSSIFSDPTSSFGGVNDTEHDINDSSRSSVASNLSSDENDDQSRSVVEGPPLPYPGQLEIIPEKPGCTNDSEANAAVGTKDRKLVGKFPWFWKFGRNAAAEGKADSEASKSTAAESNPIKADGACSTSVSSKGDGVDQHVMGTLKNLGQSMLDHIQVIETVFQQECGQVGPLENLSKNPLVGKGQVTAMAALKELRKISNLLSEM from the exons aTATGCAATCTTGAGAAGACGCCACCTTGTTGATCCACACATTTCCAAGGATGGAAGCAATTCTCCTGATATTGCAATGGATAATCCTCTATCACAAAACCCAG ATAGCATGTGGGGCCGCTTCTTTCGGAGCGCTGAGCTGGAGAAAATGGTTGACCAGGATTTATCGCGTTTATATCCAGAACACGGAAGCTACTTCCAGACGCCTGGATGTCAAGGCTTGCTTAGAAGAATTTTATTGTTATGGTGCCTTCAGCATCCACAATTTGGCTATAGACAAG GAATGCACGAACTTTTGGCTCCTTTGTTATATGTTCTTCATGTTGATGTGGAGAGGCTATCTCAAGTGAGAAAGCTTTATGAAGACCAATTTGCTGACAAGTTTGATGGACTCTCATTTCAAGATGGTagtttgaaatataattttgatttcaaaaaCCGTCTGGATCCAACCGAAAATGAGTCTGGAGTTGATGGAAATGTGGAAAATGTGAAAACTCTTTCGGAGTTAGATCCCGAAATACAAACCATTATATTGTTGACTGATGCGTACGGAGCTGAAGGGGAACTGGGCATTGTCCTTTCCGAGAGATTTATTGAACATGATGCATATTCGATGTTTGATGCATTGATGAGTGGAGCCCATGGGGCAGTTGCAATGGCCGACTTTTTCTCTCCGACGCCTGCAGGTGGTTCCCTTTCAGGACTGCCTCCTGTAATCGAAGCGTCTGCTGCTTTATACCACTTGCTGTCACATGTTGATTCATCCCTACATGCTCACCTTGTTGAACTCGGTGTAGAACCACAGTACTTCTCTCTCCGCTGGTTAAGGGTTTTATTTGGTCGTGAATTTTCTCTTGAAGATCTCTTGACTATTTGGGACGAAATATTTGCATCGGATAATAGTAAATTTGACAGAAGTGATGAACCTGAGACGAGCTCGAGCTTCGGCTTCCTGAGTTCATCTCGTGGTGCATTTATTGCTGCTATAGCTGTTTCTATGTTACTTTATCTGCGATCGTCTTTACTTGCCACAGAAAATGCAACTTTATGTCTCCAGAGATTGTTGAACTTCCCCAAGAATGTGGATTTGAAAAAACTGATAGAGAAGGCAAAATCTTTGCAGACTTTAGCAAGGCAGTCTAATATCTCATCTACACCCCTCTTGTCTGGAGCTTATCACCATCACAGTAAGTCTATGGTTGCTCGAGGTAATGGCCATTCATCTGGTTCCGTGTCACCAAAAACTCCGTTAAATCACGTTCCCGAGAGTTACTGGGAGGAAAagtggagaagggaacaagaaGCTAAACAAAATGGCTCAAGAAATCAGAATGTAGCCCAAAAGAAAGGATGGTCAGAGAAAGTGAGGTCCCTGTATCGGACGGAATCTGACCCATCTCCAGCGAAGCTGGCTGGTGGGAAGAAGAACGCGAAATCCTCTGTTAGGCGAAGGTTACTGGAAGATTTATCGCGCGAACTAGGTGCAGAGGAAGACATTGAAAAATGTGGGAACGATGAAGTCCTTGACAGCAAGGATGATCTCTCGGTCGAAGGCGAGGTGGATGGACAAGATGGCTGCGAGAAGTACATGGAAAATGCTGAAGACAAGAGATGTGGCAGTGAAGAAAACTCTTCAATATTCTCAGACCCAACAAGTTCCTTCGGTGGAGTAAATGACACCGAGCATGACATAAATGACTCGAGCCGAAGCAGCGTCGCGTCGAATTTGTCCTCGGATGAAAATGATGATCAGTCTCGGTCTGTCGTGGAAGGCCCGCCTCTTCCATATCCTGGTCAGCTCGAGATCATCCCTGAAAAACCTGGGTGCACCAATGATTCTGAGGCCAATGCAGCAGTAGGGACAAAAGATAGAAAACTAGTAGGAAAATTTCCATGGTTTTGGAAGTTTGGCAGAAATGCTGCTGCTGAGGGGAAAGCTGACAGTGAGGCTTCCAAATCGACAGCAGCTGAGAGTAATCCGATAAAAGCTGACGGTGCTTGTAGTACTTCTGTTAGCAGCAAAGGAGACGGTGTTGATCAACACGTAATGGGGACTCTCAAGAATCTCGGTCAATCTATGCTCGATCACATACAG GTTATCGAAACCGTGTTTCAGCAAGAATGCGGTCAGGTAGGACCGTTGGAGAATTTGTCGAAGAATCCTTTAGTTGGGAAAGGGCAAGTAACAGCCATGGCAGCTCTGAAGGAGCTTCGGAAAATCAGCAACCTCTTATCTGAGATGTAA
- the LOC111805358 gene encoding TBC1 domain family member 5-like isoform X1, translated as MEPSEIVAALSESTSATSSSCSGSLCHRNSEDKRRFGDLRGVRWRINLGVLPSSSLASIDDLRRVTADSRRRYAILRRRHLVDPHISKDGSNSPDIAMDNPLSQNPDSMWGRFFRSAELEKMVDQDLSRLYPEHGSYFQTPGCQGLLRRILLLWCLQHPQFGYRQGMHELLAPLLYVLHVDVERLSQVRKLYEDQFADKFDGLSFQDGSLKYNFDFKNRLDPTENESGVDGNVENVKTLSELDPEIQTIILLTDAYGAEGELGIVLSERFIEHDAYSMFDALMSGAHGAVAMADFFSPTPAGGSLSGLPPVIEASAALYHLLSHVDSSLHAHLVELGVEPQYFSLRWLRVLFGREFSLEDLLTIWDEIFASDNSKFDRSDEPETSSSFGFLSSSRGAFIAAIAVSMLLYLRSSLLATENATLCLQRLLNFPKNVDLKKLIEKAKSLQTLARQSNISSTPLLSGAYHHHSKSMVARGNGHSSGSVSPKTPLNHVPESYWEEKWRREQEAKQNGSRNQNVAQKKGWSEKVRSLYRTESDPSPAKLAGGKKNAKSSVRRRLLEDLSRELGAEEDIEKCGNDEVLDSKDDLSVEGEVDGQDGCEKYMENAEDKRCGSEENSSIFSDPTSSFGGVNDTEHDINDSSRSSVASNLSSDENDDQSRSVVEGPPLPYPGQLEIIPEKPGCTNDSEANAAVGTKDRKLVGKFPWFWKFGRNAAAEGKADSEASKSTAAESNPIKADGACSTSVSSKGDGVDQHVMGTLKNLGQSMLDHIQVIETVFQQECGQVGPLENLSKNPLVGKGQVTAMAALKELRKISNLLSEISTIMEWEIEPSTFELITGALSTKLSSEKYYM; from the exons aTATGCAATCTTGAGAAGACGCCACCTTGTTGATCCACACATTTCCAAGGATGGAAGCAATTCTCCTGATATTGCAATGGATAATCCTCTATCACAAAACCCAG ATAGCATGTGGGGCCGCTTCTTTCGGAGCGCTGAGCTGGAGAAAATGGTTGACCAGGATTTATCGCGTTTATATCCAGAACACGGAAGCTACTTCCAGACGCCTGGATGTCAAGGCTTGCTTAGAAGAATTTTATTGTTATGGTGCCTTCAGCATCCACAATTTGGCTATAGACAAG GAATGCACGAACTTTTGGCTCCTTTGTTATATGTTCTTCATGTTGATGTGGAGAGGCTATCTCAAGTGAGAAAGCTTTATGAAGACCAATTTGCTGACAAGTTTGATGGACTCTCATTTCAAGATGGTagtttgaaatataattttgatttcaaaaaCCGTCTGGATCCAACCGAAAATGAGTCTGGAGTTGATGGAAATGTGGAAAATGTGAAAACTCTTTCGGAGTTAGATCCCGAAATACAAACCATTATATTGTTGACTGATGCGTACGGAGCTGAAGGGGAACTGGGCATTGTCCTTTCCGAGAGATTTATTGAACATGATGCATATTCGATGTTTGATGCATTGATGAGTGGAGCCCATGGGGCAGTTGCAATGGCCGACTTTTTCTCTCCGACGCCTGCAGGTGGTTCCCTTTCAGGACTGCCTCCTGTAATCGAAGCGTCTGCTGCTTTATACCACTTGCTGTCACATGTTGATTCATCCCTACATGCTCACCTTGTTGAACTCGGTGTAGAACCACAGTACTTCTCTCTCCGCTGGTTAAGGGTTTTATTTGGTCGTGAATTTTCTCTTGAAGATCTCTTGACTATTTGGGACGAAATATTTGCATCGGATAATAGTAAATTTGACAGAAGTGATGAACCTGAGACGAGCTCGAGCTTCGGCTTCCTGAGTTCATCTCGTGGTGCATTTATTGCTGCTATAGCTGTTTCTATGTTACTTTATCTGCGATCGTCTTTACTTGCCACAGAAAATGCAACTTTATGTCTCCAGAGATTGTTGAACTTCCCCAAGAATGTGGATTTGAAAAAACTGATAGAGAAGGCAAAATCTTTGCAGACTTTAGCAAGGCAGTCTAATATCTCATCTACACCCCTCTTGTCTGGAGCTTATCACCATCACAGTAAGTCTATGGTTGCTCGAGGTAATGGCCATTCATCTGGTTCCGTGTCACCAAAAACTCCGTTAAATCACGTTCCCGAGAGTTACTGGGAGGAAAagtggagaagggaacaagaaGCTAAACAAAATGGCTCAAGAAATCAGAATGTAGCCCAAAAGAAAGGATGGTCAGAGAAAGTGAGGTCCCTGTATCGGACGGAATCTGACCCATCTCCAGCGAAGCTGGCTGGTGGGAAGAAGAACGCGAAATCCTCTGTTAGGCGAAGGTTACTGGAAGATTTATCGCGCGAACTAGGTGCAGAGGAAGACATTGAAAAATGTGGGAACGATGAAGTCCTTGACAGCAAGGATGATCTCTCGGTCGAAGGCGAGGTGGATGGACAAGATGGCTGCGAGAAGTACATGGAAAATGCTGAAGACAAGAGATGTGGCAGTGAAGAAAACTCTTCAATATTCTCAGACCCAACAAGTTCCTTCGGTGGAGTAAATGACACCGAGCATGACATAAATGACTCGAGCCGAAGCAGCGTCGCGTCGAATTTGTCCTCGGATGAAAATGATGATCAGTCTCGGTCTGTCGTGGAAGGCCCGCCTCTTCCATATCCTGGTCAGCTCGAGATCATCCCTGAAAAACCTGGGTGCACCAATGATTCTGAGGCCAATGCAGCAGTAGGGACAAAAGATAGAAAACTAGTAGGAAAATTTCCATGGTTTTGGAAGTTTGGCAGAAATGCTGCTGCTGAGGGGAAAGCTGACAGTGAGGCTTCCAAATCGACAGCAGCTGAGAGTAATCCGATAAAAGCTGACGGTGCTTGTAGTACTTCTGTTAGCAGCAAAGGAGACGGTGTTGATCAACACGTAATGGGGACTCTCAAGAATCTCGGTCAATCTATGCTCGATCACATACAG GTTATCGAAACCGTGTTTCAGCAAGAATGCGGTCAGGTAGGACCGTTGGAGAATTTGTCGAAGAATCCTTTAGTTGGGAAAGGGCAAGTAACAGCCATGGCAGCTCTGAAGGAGCTTCGGAAAATCAGCAACCTCTTATCTGAGAT TTCGACTATCATGGAGTGGGAGATCGAACCATCGACATTTGAGCTCATCACTGGTGCATTATCTACTAAGCTGAGCTCGGAAAAGTATTATATGTGA
- the LOC111805472 gene encoding subtilisin-like protease SBT2.5: MVVNFQCTVLVFLVLVVVGKAEIYIVTIEGEPIVSYKGDLDGFEATAMESNEKIDPTSEIVTSYARHLESKHDMLLGMLFERGSFKKLYSYKHLINGFAVDITPEQAETLRHTPIVKSVERDWKVRKLTTHTPEFLGLPTGVWPTGGGFDRAGEDIVIGFVDSGIYPHHPSFATYNTEPFGPCLKYKGKCEVDPDTKKEFCNGKIVGAQHFAEAAKAAGAFNPAIHFESPLDGDGHGSHTAAIAAGNNGIPVRMHGYEFGKASGMAPRARIAVYKALYRIFGGFVADVVAAIDQAVHDGVDILSLSVGPNSPPATTKITYLNPFDATLLSAVKAGVFVAQAAGNGGPFPKTLVSYSPWIATVAAAIDDRRYKNHLTLGNGKILAGLGLSPATHLNRTYTLVAANDVLLDSSVSKYSPSDCQRPDVLNKRLVEGKVLLCGYSFSFVVGTASIKKVSQTARALGAAGFVLAVENISPGSKFDPVPVGIPGILITDVSKSMDLIDYYNTSTPRDWTGRVKSFDAVGSIGDGLMPLLYKSAPEVALFSARGPNIRDFSFQDADLLKPDILAPGSLIWAAWSPNGTDEPNYVGEGFAMISGTSMAAPHIAGISALVKQKHPNWSPAAIKSALMTTSTTMDRAGRPLKAQQFSETEAMKLVSATPFDYGSGHVNPRAALDPGLIFDAGYEDYLGFLCTTAGINVHEIHNFTNSPCNFTMGHPWNLNTPSITIAHLVGTKTVTRTVTNVAEEETYTITARMDPAVAIETSPPAMTLRSGSSRKFSVTLTARSLTGTYSFGEVLLKGSRGHKVRIPVVAMGYQR; encoded by the exons ATGGTGGTGAATTTCCAGTGCACTGTTCTTGTGTTTTTGGTGCTTGTTGTTGTTGGGAAGGCAGAAATTTACATTGTCACCATTGAAGGAGAACCTATTGTGAGTTACAAAGGTGATCTCGATGGGTTTGAAGCCACAGCAATGGAATCTAATGAAAAGATCGACCCTACCAG TGAAATTGTGACATCCTATGCTCGTCATCTCGAAAGTAAACACGACATGCTTCTTGGAATGTTGTTTGAGAGAGGATCCTTCAAGAAGCTCTATAGTTACAAGCATCTCATCAATGGATTTGCTGTTGACATCACGCCTGAACAG GCAGAGACTCTAAGACATACACCAATTGTAAAATCTGTAGAGAGGGACTGGAAGGTTAGAAAACTAACAACACACACGCCAGAGTTTTTGGGCCTTCCAACTGGCGTATGGCCAACCGGCGGTGGCTTTGACAGAGCTGGAGAGGACATTGTGATTGGATTTGTGGACTCCGGGATTTATCCACATCATCCAAGTTTTGCAACATATAATACCGAACCTTTTGGGCCGTGTTTGAAGTATAAAGGGAAATGTGAAGTAGACCCTGACACTAAGAAGGAATTTTGTAATGGAAAGATTGTTGGAGCCCAACATTTTGCAGAAGCTGCTAAAGCAGCTGGGGCATTTAATCCAGCTATTCATTTTGAATCTCCTTTGGATGGTGACGGACATGGAAG CCATACAGCAGCAATTGCTGCTGGAAATAATGGAATCCCTGTGAGAATGCATGGCTATGAATTTGGTAAAGCAAGTGGGATGGCTCCCCGTGCTAG AATTGCTGTATATAAAGCTCTCTACAGGATTTTTGGGGGATTTGTTGCTGATGTAGTTGCAGCTATTGATCAG GCTGTACATGATGGGGTCGATATTCTCAGTCTTTCGGTGGGGCCAAATAGTCCTCCTGCAACTACCAAGATCACATATTTAAACCCTTTTGATGCGACCCTTCTTTCAGCTGTGAAGGCTGGTGTATTTGTTGCACAGGCTGCTGGAAATGGAGGTCCATTTCCGAAAACTTTGGTGTCATATAGTCCATGGATAGCAACTGTGGCAGCTGCAATTGACGACAGAAGATACAAAAACCATCTGACACTTGGTAATGGAAAAATTTTGGCTGGACTTGGTTTATCAC CTGCTACACATTTAAATCGGACATACACATTGGTCGCAGCTAATGACGTTCTGTTAGATTCTTCAGTATCGAAGTACAGTCCTTCAGACTGCCAAAGGCCTGACGTTCTAAACAAACGTTTGGTTGAAGGAAAAGTTCTTCTTTGTGGATATTCATTCAGTTTTGTTGTTGGTACCGCTTCAATCAAGAAGGTTTCTCAAACAGCAAGAGCCCTTGGGGCAGCTGGCTTTGTTCTTGCTGTTGAAAACATCTCTCCTGGATCTAAATTTGACCCTGTTCCTGTTGGCATTCCTGGAATTCTTATAACTGATGTCAGCAAGTCGATG GATCTTATAGACTACTACAACACCTCTACTCCCAGAGACTGGACCGGTCGTGTCAAGAGCTTTGATGCTGTGGGTAGCATTGGGGATGGTTTGATGCCTTTATTATACAAATCAGCTCCTGAGGTAGCATTGTTTTCCGCTCGTGGGCCGAATATTAGAGATTTTAGCTTTCAGGATGCAGACCTTCTCAAACCAGATATTCTAGCTCCTGGGTCTTTGATTTGGGCTGCTTGGTCTCCAAATGGAACCGACGAGCCGAACTATGTTG GAGAGGGATTCGCTATGATTTCTGGAACCAGCATGGCAGCACCGCATATAGCTGGTATATCAGCTCTTGTAAAACAGAAGCATCCTAACTGGAGTCCTGCAGCCATCAAATCGGCTTTGATGACAACTTCAACAACAATGGACAGAGCAGGAAGACCTCTTAAAGCGCAACAGTTTTCTGAAACAGAAGCCATGAAACTGGTATCTGCAACACCTTTTGATTATGGGAGTGGTCATGTTAACCCAAGAGCTGCACTGGATCCGGGACTCATCTTTGATGCAG GTTATGAAGATTACTTGGGATTTTTGTGCACGACAGCGGGTATCAATGTTCACGAGATACACAACTTCACAAACTCACCTTGCAACTTCACCATGGGCCATCCCTGGAACCTCAACACCCCATCAATTACCATCGCCCATCTTGTGGGAACTAAGACTGTTACTCGCACAGTAACAAATGTTGCCGAGGAAGAAACCTATACAATTACTGCAAGAATGGACCCTGCTGTTGCCATAGAAACAAGTCCTCCAGCAATGACGTTACGATCCGGTTCATCGAGAAAATTCTCAGTAACTCTAACAGCTCGATCACTGACCGGAACCTATAGTTTTGGCGAGGTTCTATTGAAGGGCAGTCGAGGACACAAGGTTAGAATACCTGTAGTAGCCATGGGATACCAACGATGA
- the LOC111805785 gene encoding oxysterol-binding protein-related protein 4C-like produces the protein MDPEGSIGTRRNPIVIAKPMSLEEESDADRVSNLLHQAMTIIKDLRPGLDLISLKYKAPPNFNIPKSQLQCFGESVYCWGEDMLEKCNRGGSAMERLAAVVGWSISTTRPLIFGAFPYNPILGETHHVSKGTLNVLLEQVSHYPPVSALHATDEKHNIEMIWCHNLSPKFRGTSVETEICGKRQLKLLNHGETYVMNCPSLVFKFIPTKAFEWSGKVKIQCQESGLAAEISYKGLSFLGRKSNSRSINGKIFSQSLSIKNLCDIDGQWDRSVTLKYQNGNVRTIYNASEVISNLRTPIVLDLKGVRATESAKVWGEVSQGILSKDWKKAKKAKMAVEERQRELAKERESRKESWVPKHFKLSYSKENGWDCYPIQPTVPPAPIVVPI, from the exons ATG GATCCGGAAGGGAGCATTGGAACCAGACGCAACCCAATTGTAATTGCGAAGCCAATGTCTTTAGAGGAGGAATCAGATGCGGACAGAGTTTCAAATCTTCTACATCAGGCTATGACCATCATCAAAGATCTACGCCCAGGATTGGATCTCATTTCACTCAAATACAag GCTCCACCAAACTTCAACATTCCAAAATCCCAACTCCAATGTTTTGGGGAATCAGTGTATTGTTGGGGTGAGGATATGCTGGAGAAGTGCAATCGTGGGGGAAGTGCTATGGAAAGATTAGCAGCCGTTGTGGGATGGAGCATTTCCACTACTCGCCCTCTCATCTTTGGTGCTTTCCCTTACAACCCTATTCTTGGGGAGACCCATCATGTTTCCAAGGGTACCCTTAATGTCCTACTCGAACAG GTTTCACATTACCCACCTGTATCTGCCCTTCATGCCACCGATGAAAAACATAACATCGAAATGATATGGTGTCATAATCTCTCTCCTAAATTCCGTG GTACAAGCGTGGAAACCGAGATATGTGGGAAGAGGCAGCTAAAGCTTCTAAACCATGGGGAAACTTATGTAATGAACTGTCCAAGTTTGGTGTTCAAATTCATTCCAACAAAGGCGTTTGAATGGAGTGGCAAAGTGAAGATCCAATGCCAAGAAAGTGGCCTCGCAGCTGAAATCTCTTACAAAGGCCTTAGCTTTTTAGGTCGCAAATCAAACAGCCGATCCATCAATGGCAAGATTTTTTCTCAATCTTTGTCCATCAAGAACTTATGTGACATTGATGGCCAATGGGACAG ATCCGTTACACTGAAGTATCAAAATGGGAACGTTAGAACTATATACAATGCAAGTGAAGTGATTTCCAACTTAAGAACTCCGATTGTTCTTGACCTTAAG GGTGTTAGGGCAACAGAATCAGCGAAGGTGTGGGGGGAAGTGAGCCAAGGGATATTGAGCAAAGATTGgaagaaagcaaagaaagcAAAGATGGCAGTGGAAGAAAGGCAAAGGGAGCttgcaaaagagagagagtcaaGAAAGGAGAGTTGGGTTCCTAAGCATTTCAAGCTCTCTTACTCCAAAGAAAATGGTTGGGATTGCTATCCAATTCAACCCACTGTCCCACCTGCCCCCATTGTTGTCCCAATTTGA
- the LOC111806092 gene encoding uncharacterized protein LOC111806092, translating into MGGCISRRSSSAVAAADTIQLVHLNGHVQHFHIPITARQVTGNSPRPAEYFISTAAQLVSVAVSPALNPDAILQPGKVYFLLPFSTLHPDVSPSDLSSIARKLTAAAKSAPRPTCVAVGGGDDWKTPAKSRQWKPFLDTIQEKAVNKSESDLQDKHNNNRVCIWD; encoded by the coding sequence ATGGGTGGCTGTATCTCCCGCCGATCATCCTCCGCCGTCGCTGCCGCCGACACAATCCAACTCGTCCACTTGAATGGCCACGTCCAACACTTCCACATCCCCATAACTGCCCGCCAAGTCACTGGAAATTCACCCCGGCCGGCGGAGTACTTCATCAGCACGGCAGCGCAGCTGGTCTCCGTCGCCGTCAGCCCAGCGCTTAACCCCGACGCCATACTTCAGCCGGGCAAGGTCTATTTTTTGCTCCCGTTCTCTACTCTTCATCCCGACGTTTCTCCCTCCGACTTGTCGTCCATAGCCAGAAAGCTCACCGCCGCCGCTAAGTCCGCCCCTCGGCCGACGTGTGTTGCGGTCGGTGGTGGCGATGATTGGAAAACTCCTGCGAAATCACGACAGTGGAAGCCGTTCTTGGACACAATACAAGAGAAGGCGGTGAATAAGAGCGAGTCGGATTTGCAagataaacataataataatcgTGTTTGTATATGGGACTAA
- the LOC111805976 gene encoding uncharacterized protein LOC111805976 translates to MKTGQKWQLEMGDMKILPGPRSRTTKRPLWIIILVSMVSVFLICAYIYPPNGTGACYIFSSKGCKVITDWLPPAPARECTDAEIASRIVIREILNMPFVALKTPKIAFMFMTPGSLPFEKLWDKFFHGHEGKFSVYVHASKEKPVHVSRYFAGRETHSNEVVWGKISMVDAERRLLANALHDPDNQHFILLSDSCVPLHNFDYIYQYLINTNVSYVDCFNDPGPHGNGRYSEHMLPEIEMKDFRKGAQWFSMKRQHALIVVADNLYYSKFRDYCKPGLEGHNCIADEHYLPTFFHMTDPGGIANWSITHVDWSERKWHPKSYGAQDVTYELLQNITSIDVSVHVTSDERKEVQRWPCLWNGVHRPCYLFARKFYPEALNNLLNLFSNYTSISD, encoded by the exons ATGAAGACAGGTCAAAAGTGGCAATTAGAAATGGGCGATATGAAAATTCTGCCCGGTCCTCGATCTCGTACCACGAAGAGACCGTTATGGATTATTATCTTGGTTTCTATGGTTAGTGTGTTCCTAATATGTGCCTATATCTATCCACCCAATGGCACAGGTGCCTGTTACATATTTTCTTCTAAGGGCTGCAAGGTTATTACTGACTGGCTCCCACCTGCACCTGCAAGGGAATGTACTGATGCTGAGATCGCATCACGTATTGTTATTAGAGAAATCTTGAACATGCCATTCGTCGCGTTAAAAACTCCTAAAATTGCATTCATGTTCATGACTCCTGGTTCCCTGCCTTTTGAGAAGCTATGGGATAAGTTTTTCCAT GGCCATGAAGGGAAATTCTCTGTTTATGTCCATGCATCTAAGGAAAAGCCGGTGCACGTTAGCCGTTACTTCGCTGGTCGTGAAACTCATAGCAATGAG GTCGTTTGGGGTAAAATCTCCATGGTTGATGCAGAGAGACGATTGTTAGCAAATGCTCTCCATGATCCTGATAATCAGCACTTCATTTTACTTTCTGACAG TTGTGTACCGTTgcataattttgattatatcTACCAGTATTTGATTAATACAAATGTCAGCTATGTAGATTG CTTTAACGATCCTGGTCCGCACGGAAACGGGAGGTATTCGGAGCACATGTTACCCGAAATTGAGATGAAAGACTTCAGAAAGGGTGCTCAG TGGTTCTCGATGAAGCGACAACACGCTTTGATTGTCGTGGCTGACAATCTTTACTATTCAAAATTTCGAGATTATTGCAAG CCAGGTCTGGAGGGGCACAATTGCATTGCAGATGAGCATTACTTGCCCACCTTTTTCCAT ATGACAGATCCTGGAGGCATTGCAAACTGGTCAATTACTCACGTTGATTGGTCTGAAAGAAAGTGGCATCCAAAGTCGTACGGGGCTCAAGATGTTACCTACGAACTTCTACAAAATATCACG TCAATCGATGTCAGCGTGCACGTTACGAGCGACGAGAGG AAGGAAGTGCAAAGATGGCCATGCTTATGGAACGGTGTACACAGGCCATGTTACTTGTTTGCAAGGAAGTTCTATCCAGAGGCTCTAAATAACCTTCTGAATCTCTTCTCCAACTACACATCAATTTCAGACTAA